A region of Chloroflexota bacterium DNA encodes the following proteins:
- a CDS encoding FAD/NAD(P)-binding protein, protein MTSVETFEVSVKAPTNPYLPVPMRIERVHIETDDNMLKTFELSFVHEKDAAGFRFRPGQFCEISVFGKGEAPFGIASSPTEPGPLKFTVNKAGVLTTALHNMGEGEIVGLRGPLGNGYPLEKFEEHSVVIIGGGFAFTTLRALTKYILDPLHRPRFRDITIIYGARQPGLLLYKEDLASWEQREDVKVYLTIDQAVPGWTKHVGFVPDVVERVAPSSKDAYAVICGPPVMIRFTMPKLTALGFPPERIYSSLERRMKCGIGKCGRCNIGPYYVCKDGPVFSYAQLEGLPQEY, encoded by the coding sequence ATGACATCTGTAGAAACCTTTGAGGTATCGGTTAAAGCCCCAACTAATCCGTACTTACCGGTTCCTATGCGCATCGAACGTGTGCATATCGAGACTGACGACAACATGTTGAAAACGTTTGAGCTGTCGTTCGTGCACGAGAAGGATGCTGCGGGCTTTCGCTTCCGCCCAGGTCAGTTCTGCGAGATTTCCGTATTTGGTAAGGGTGAAGCCCCCTTTGGAATTGCTTCGTCCCCGACCGAGCCAGGCCCGCTTAAATTCACTGTGAACAAGGCAGGAGTCCTCACCACTGCATTACACAATATGGGAGAAGGTGAAATTGTGGGCTTGCGTGGACCTTTGGGAAATGGCTACCCTCTCGAAAAGTTCGAAGAACATAGCGTGGTGATAATTGGCGGTGGCTTTGCTTTTACCACTTTGCGTGCTTTGACTAAATACATCTTGGACCCGCTGCACCGCCCCCGTTTTCGGGATATCACCATTATCTATGGTGCCCGTCAGCCGGGATTGCTCCTGTACAAGGAAGACCTGGCTTCCTGGGAACAGCGCGAGGACGTCAAAGTATACCTCACGATTGACCAGGCGGTGCCTGGCTGGACAAAACATGTGGGCTTTGTGCCAGACGTAGTCGAACGTGTGGCGCCGAGTTCCAAGGATGCATATGCCGTTATTTGTGGCCCGCCAGTTATGATTCGCTTTACCATGCCCAAGCTCACTGCTCTTGGATTCCCACCAGAACGTATCTATTCTTCTTTGGAACGACGCATGAAATGCGGCATAGGCAAATGTGGACGTTGCAATATTGGGCCATATTATGTGTGTAAGGATGGGCCAGTTTTTAGCTATGCTCAACTGGAGGGCTTGCCCCAAGAATACTAA
- a CDS encoding 4Fe-4S binding protein — protein sequence MKRGTTIKLSDEATLRLERKMITRHHLLELDRQRCVGCDLCVAVCPKEAITLARGVLENGRLVQRPAVDIDPQKCNFCGECVVVCPVNALNMLVDGQVRIPVWEYEVFPVLVKEIKWDGARLPPELADTVVEACPTDVITVEAKRKGRKVTAVESMQVDTSNCIYCKQCEVVSPETFQVTHPFEGIIRLERSLCPPGCQACADICPTHALFMKDGNLILDDRFCLYCGACTQVCPVPEALLVRRHRVRHTPIKSGAWIAAVEKLISLEMASQELEMKSQAKRRTALKFMPGVPRAKE from the coding sequence ATGAAACGCGGTACGACCATCAAGCTATCCGATGAAGCCACTTTGCGTTTGGAACGCAAAATGATCACGCGCCATCATTTGCTGGAATTGGACCGGCAGAGATGTGTAGGTTGCGATCTGTGCGTGGCTGTATGTCCTAAAGAAGCTATTACATTGGCACGCGGGGTGCTTGAGAATGGACGGTTGGTTCAACGCCCAGCCGTAGACATTGATCCCCAGAAGTGCAACTTCTGCGGGGAGTGCGTGGTGGTTTGCCCGGTAAACGCCTTGAATATGCTGGTAGACGGACAAGTGCGCATCCCGGTCTGGGAATATGAGGTTTTCCCAGTGCTAGTCAAGGAAATCAAATGGGATGGGGCGAGACTGCCTCCGGAGCTAGCGGATACGGTGGTTGAGGCTTGCCCGACCGATGTCATTACTGTAGAGGCCAAGCGTAAGGGGCGGAAGGTCACTGCAGTTGAGAGCATGCAAGTAGATACGAGCAACTGCATTTACTGCAAGCAATGCGAGGTTGTCAGCCCGGAAACTTTCCAGGTTACCCATCCCTTTGAGGGTATCATCCGTCTAGAGAGAAGCCTCTGCCCACCGGGCTGTCAGGCTTGTGCGGACATTTGCCCCACTCATGCTCTGTTCATGAAAGATGGTAATCTCATTCTCGATGACCGATTTTGTCTCTACTGTGGCGCCTGTACGCAAGTCTGTCCAGTGCCGGAGGCTTTGTTAGTCAGGCGGCACCGCGTGCGCCATACACCCATCAAGTCTGGCGCCTGGATTGCGGCGGTGGAAAAGCTGATTTCTCTAGAGATGGCCTCTCAGGAATTGGAGATGAAATCCCAGGCCAAGCGGCGCACTGCCCTGAAGTTCATGCCAGGCGTGCCGAGAGCGAAGGAGTAA
- a CDS encoding TIGR04076 family protein: protein MAELHIVDTKSLAWAPHRTCAGVYTQTLVGNEISNDLEAKLVRITPGAEISPHIHEHSAETFYVLSGEGAFCVEERLVPCYPGSCAHAKPGVVHGVKNTGQTDLLLLAIFTPPLGQATTFEPYKIIVTVRAVNGTCRFGHQVGDQITFDGETINGRICISALYSFLPKVFAMRYGADFPWLAAEHKDVATHACPDAQNPVVFEIKRVKAV, encoded by the coding sequence GTGGCAGAACTCCACATTGTAGATACGAAATCCCTAGCCTGGGCGCCTCATCGGACCTGTGCTGGGGTATATACCCAAACCCTAGTGGGCAACGAAATAAGCAATGACCTCGAAGCGAAATTGGTGCGTATCACTCCCGGCGCTGAGATTTCGCCGCACATACATGAACATTCAGCAGAGACCTTTTATGTGCTTTCTGGAGAAGGAGCCTTTTGTGTCGAAGAGCGGCTTGTGCCTTGCTATCCTGGCTCCTGCGCGCATGCCAAGCCCGGGGTGGTGCACGGCGTCAAGAACACTGGCCAAACAGATCTGCTATTGCTGGCCATATTCACTCCCCCATTAGGCCAGGCTACCACATTTGAGCCATATAAAATTATCGTGACTGTGCGAGCGGTGAATGGTACCTGCCGTTTTGGCCATCAGGTCGGCGACCAGATCACTTTCGATGGCGAGACCATTAACGGACGGATCTGCATAAGTGCCTTGTACAGCTTTCTGCCCAAGGTCTTTGCTATGCGTTATGGTGCTGATTTCCCCTGGTTGGCTGCAGAGCACAAAGATGTAGCGACACATGCCTGCCCAGATGCCCAGAATCCCGTGGTTTTCGAAATCAAGCGCGTCAAAGCGGTATAG
- a CDS encoding LOG family protein, with the protein MSEVVNVVSVFGSSQVERGSSAYEEARVVGALLAKAGLAVCNGGYGGVMEAVSRGAKEAGGLVIGVTTSWFAHMKANAWLDKEVRTATFLERLRTIIEMGQGFIALKGGVGTLTEVSTVWSMMQTHSIPPRPFILLSDPWYGLLRFCTDALILRPDDLQYLQLANTPEEAVHILVESLQYKAARNG; encoded by the coding sequence ATGAGCGAAGTAGTCAACGTCGTGTCTGTATTTGGTAGTTCGCAGGTCGAACGCGGCAGCTCTGCGTATGAGGAGGCTAGGGTAGTAGGCGCACTTTTGGCAAAGGCAGGGCTGGCGGTGTGCAATGGTGGGTATGGTGGGGTGATGGAAGCAGTAAGCCGCGGAGCCAAAGAGGCTGGTGGTTTAGTCATCGGAGTGACGACCAGTTGGTTCGCGCACATGAAAGCGAATGCGTGGCTAGACAAGGAGGTGCGAACAGCCACGTTCCTAGAGCGTCTCCGCACGATTATTGAGATGGGTCAGGGGTTCATTGCTCTGAAAGGAGGGGTGGGTACGCTAACCGAAGTCAGTACGGTCTGGAGCATGATGCAAACCCACTCCATCCCCCCACGGCCGTTCATCCTGTTGAGTGACCCTTGGTACGGCCTGCTCCGTTTTTGCACTGATGCATTGATCCTTCGTCCAGATGATTTGCAGTACTTGCAACTGGCCAATACACCAGAGGAAGCAGTTCACATTCTAGTTGAATCACTGCAATATAAGGCTGCACGAAATGGATAA
- a CDS encoding EamA family transporter, whose amino-acid sequence MDKSHTFGFMDIALLAMVVIWGANFTVVKSALMEMTPMAFNALRFAGASVLTLILAWLIERDLTIARRDLGLVLLLSFIGNFIYQVLFIHGLARSSASSTSLLLSTSPIFVALVSTLTKAEKLSGRNWTGIFLSFLGIFLLLTGANNRVAIDRRTVLGNLLVLCSTISWATYTVLLKRLVQRTSALKATAWIITATTPLLIIAALPDFWAQDWHAISYKSWLGLLYSSGIAIGIGYVIWNTGVQRVGSVRTAVYSYFTPVVSVLVAWAFLGESMQPLQALGAVGILLGVWLGRSKPEG is encoded by the coding sequence ATGGATAAGTCACATACCTTTGGCTTCATGGATATCGCATTGCTAGCCATGGTCGTTATCTGGGGCGCCAATTTCACGGTGGTCAAGTCGGCGTTGATGGAGATGACGCCAATGGCCTTCAATGCCCTGCGCTTTGCTGGAGCTTCGGTGCTCACTTTGATACTAGCCTGGTTGATAGAACGTGATCTGACCATCGCCCGCCGCGATTTGGGGTTAGTTTTGCTGCTGAGTTTCATTGGCAACTTTATCTATCAAGTCCTGTTCATTCATGGTCTTGCACGTAGCAGTGCGAGCAGCACATCACTTCTCCTTTCCACTTCACCCATCTTTGTAGCGCTTGTGAGTACCTTGACCAAAGCAGAAAAGCTTAGTGGCCGAAATTGGACAGGCATTTTCCTTTCCTTCCTGGGCATTTTTCTCCTCCTTACTGGCGCTAACAATAGGGTGGCGATCGATAGGCGAACAGTACTGGGGAACCTGTTGGTGCTTTGTTCAACCATCAGTTGGGCGACTTATACCGTATTGCTGAAGCGTCTGGTCCAGCGCACTTCGGCGCTGAAAGCCACTGCCTGGATCATAACTGCTACTACCCCGTTGTTGATCATAGCAGCACTGCCTGATTTTTGGGCTCAAGATTGGCATGCTATCTCTTACAAAAGCTGGCTAGGGCTGCTCTACTCTTCTGGGATTGCTATTGGTATTGGGTATGTCATTTGGAACACGGGGGTGCAACGGGTAGGGAGCGTACGTACTGCTGTGTATTCCTACTTCACACCAGTGGTTTCCGTATTGGTGGCCTGGGCTTTCCTTGGCGAGAGCATGCAACCGCTGCAAGCTCTAGGTGCAGTGGGGATTCTCCTAGGCGTATGGCTAGGGCGGAGCAAGCCCGAAGGCTGA
- the rpiA gene encoding ribose-5-phosphate isomerase RpiA, with translation MGINLKQMAAARAVEMVTNGMVLGLGTGSTARYAVEMIGERLRDGRLRDIVGVPTSSETERIAKEVGIPLTTLREHPVIDLTIDGADEVDPHLALIKGLGGALVHEKIVARASRRVVIIVDDSKLVQVLGTKAPLPVEVIPFGWGTYLKQLKGFGCEPVLRMRGTEPYVSDEGNYIVDCRFARIEDPAKLECALNCIPGVVDNGLFIGLASMVIVASESGVRELRCNKNPSF, from the coding sequence ATGGGGATAAATCTGAAGCAAATGGCTGCGGCCAGGGCTGTTGAGATGGTAACGAACGGCATGGTGCTTGGCTTAGGTACCGGGTCAACCGCACGTTATGCTGTTGAAATGATTGGCGAGCGATTGCGCGATGGCCGACTGCGGGATATCGTCGGAGTGCCAACGTCCAGCGAAACGGAGAGAATCGCCAAGGAGGTGGGCATACCTCTCACAACTCTGCGCGAGCATCCGGTGATTGATCTCACTATTGATGGTGCGGATGAAGTGGACCCCCATCTAGCCTTGATCAAAGGGTTGGGAGGAGCGCTAGTGCATGAAAAGATCGTGGCACGTGCCTCGCGCCGCGTCGTAATCATAGTGGATGACTCCAAACTGGTGCAGGTGCTGGGCACCAAAGCACCGCTGCCGGTCGAGGTGATCCCATTTGGTTGGGGCACTTATTTGAAACAACTCAAAGGCTTTGGCTGCGAGCCCGTGCTGCGCATGAGGGGCACAGAGCCCTACGTCTCCGATGAAGGGAATTACATTGTGGATTGTCGCTTTGCGCGGATTGAGGATCCGGCAAAGCTGGAGTGCGCACTCAACTGCATTCCAGGTGTAGTGGACAATGGGCTTTTCATTGGACTAGCCTCCATGGTTATCGTAGCCTCAGAGTCCGGCGTACGCGAATTGCGATGTAACAAGAATCCTAGTTTCTAA
- the hutH gene encoding histidine ammonia-lyase: MQTVTLDGEGLTIDTVVRVADAWQQPEAIRVELAPEAMERVRACREAVERLITRQEVVYGITTGFGAFKDRTIAAHQVAQLQRNLLMSHTVGVGAPLPEATVRAMMVIRANTLAKGYSGIRLETLQALLDLLNHGVHPVVPAQGSVGASGDLAPLAHMAVVLIGLGEAMYRGERLSASNALRRSGLRPIALKAKEGVALLNGTSLMTAIGCLACERARKLMETADVAAALSMEALCGTPRALDPRLHALRPYPGQIACAAHMRTLLEGSEFVRSDDNGSVQDAYTLRCVPQVHGAIRDVVAHVQSVLTIELNAATDNPLLFREGGTEIALSGGNFHGEPVALAMDYLGLALTDLGNMSERRIARLLDPASNGGMLPPFLTDQGGLNSGFMMVQYTAAALASENKVLAHPASADSIPTSANAEDHVSMGATAARKAEQIIEHVETIVALELLCAAQGVDFRRRTQPASRLGRGTGAAYQAIRERVPFIASDEIMYPHIESVKRLVQEGRIARAAEQACQQISDVE; encoded by the coding sequence ATGCAGACAGTAACCCTCGATGGTGAGGGGCTTACTATTGACACAGTGGTTCGGGTTGCTGATGCCTGGCAACAGCCGGAAGCGATTCGCGTGGAGTTGGCTCCCGAAGCAATGGAACGGGTTCGCGCCTGCCGGGAAGCGGTGGAACGCCTTATCACCCGTCAGGAGGTTGTGTATGGCATCACGACCGGCTTTGGTGCATTCAAGGATCGTACCATTGCTGCGCATCAGGTGGCACAACTGCAACGCAATCTGCTGATGAGCCATACGGTTGGTGTGGGAGCGCCGCTGCCTGAAGCCACGGTACGTGCTATGATGGTGATCCGAGCAAATACTTTAGCCAAAGGCTACTCCGGAATCCGTCTGGAAACCCTGCAGGCACTGCTGGACCTGCTGAATCACGGTGTACATCCCGTTGTACCTGCGCAGGGATCGGTTGGGGCGAGTGGGGATTTGGCTCCGTTAGCGCATATGGCAGTGGTATTGATTGGCCTGGGTGAAGCCATGTACCGAGGCGAGCGCTTGAGTGCCTCAAATGCCCTACGGCGAAGTGGTCTGAGGCCCATTGCTCTGAAAGCGAAGGAAGGCGTTGCCCTATTGAACGGCACGAGCCTTATGACAGCCATTGGCTGTTTGGCGTGTGAACGAGCGCGGAAATTGATGGAGACTGCAGATGTTGCTGCTGCGTTGAGCATGGAAGCACTCTGTGGCACGCCGCGGGCTTTGGATCCACGGTTGCATGCGCTGCGTCCCTATCCTGGTCAAATAGCATGTGCGGCGCACATGAGAACGCTGCTTGAAGGCAGCGAGTTCGTACGAAGTGACGATAATGGCAGCGTGCAGGATGCCTACACGCTGCGTTGCGTGCCGCAAGTGCATGGTGCCATTCGCGATGTCGTTGCTCATGTTCAATCTGTCCTCACAATCGAATTGAACGCAGCGACGGACAACCCACTGCTCTTTCGCGAAGGGGGAACGGAAATAGCACTTTCTGGTGGCAACTTTCATGGGGAGCCGGTGGCGCTGGCCATGGACTACCTTGGCCTGGCGCTGACCGACCTGGGCAATATGTCTGAGCGGCGTATCGCGCGCTTGCTCGACCCAGCGAGCAATGGCGGCATGCTGCCACCGTTCTTGACCGATCAGGGGGGGCTCAATTCTGGTTTCATGATGGTGCAGTACACAGCAGCAGCGTTGGCTTCGGAGAACAAGGTACTGGCTCATCCAGCCAGCGCGGACTCGATTCCTACCTCGGCCAATGCTGAGGATCATGTCAGTATGGGTGCAACTGCGGCACGCAAAGCGGAACAAATCATCGAGCACGTTGAGACCATTGTTGCTTTGGAGCTGCTGTGCGCAGCACAGGGCGTGGATTTCAGACGACGGACTCAACCCGCTTCACGACTGGGGCGCGGCACAGGGGCGGCTTATCAGGCTATCCGCGAGCGGGTGCCTTTCATCGCCAGCGATGAGATCATGTATCCACACATTGAGAGCGTAAAGCGGTTGGTGCAGGAAGGACGGATTGCGCGAGCAGCAGAGCAAGCCTGTCAGCAAATTTCGGACGTAGAATGA
- the tgt gene encoding tRNA guanosine(34) transglycosylase Tgt, with translation MSTSFHFIVEKSDAHSHARAGALYTPHGVIPTPVFAPVGTQATVKTLTPDELVEMGTTLILANTYHLYLRPGADVIARLGGLHRFMGWDRPILTDSGGFQVFSLESLRKVSDEGVIFRSHIDGSEHFFSPEKSIQVQEKLGADIIMALDECPDPMDYEYNKAALQRTHHWAERCLRAHARPDQALFGIVQGGIFPDLRQKSAQFLTSLGFTGYAIGGLSVGEPKEKTWETLDFTVPFLPEDKPRYLMGVGSPEDLFEGVERGIDIFDCALPTRLARNGALFTSRGRINLRKAEFAEKAQPIEEGCGCYTCRHFTLAYLHHLYKADEILGLRLNTIHNLYFMLELMRRIRQAILEGTFAALKASFLAHYVPVADENGQRRQELARRRGKAVN, from the coding sequence ATGAGCACTTCGTTTCATTTCATCGTAGAGAAATCAGATGCACATAGCCATGCTCGCGCTGGTGCGCTTTATACACCGCACGGTGTGATCCCCACACCCGTTTTTGCTCCTGTAGGCACCCAGGCCACGGTCAAGACCCTGACCCCGGACGAATTGGTGGAGATGGGCACCACGCTCATCTTGGCCAATACCTACCACCTCTATCTCCGTCCTGGGGCAGACGTGATTGCCCGTCTTGGCGGGCTGCATCGCTTCATGGGCTGGGACAGGCCAATCCTCACCGATAGCGGGGGGTTCCAGGTGTTTAGCCTGGAGAGCCTGCGCAAAGTTAGCGATGAAGGTGTCATCTTCCGTTCGCACATAGACGGTTCCGAGCATTTTTTCTCGCCGGAAAAATCTATCCAGGTACAGGAAAAACTCGGTGCGGACATCATCATGGCTCTGGATGAATGCCCGGATCCGATGGATTATGAGTACAACAAAGCCGCGTTGCAACGCACTCATCACTGGGCTGAACGCTGCCTGCGTGCCCATGCTCGGCCAGACCAGGCATTGTTTGGCATCGTGCAGGGGGGTATTTTCCCTGACCTGCGTCAAAAGAGCGCCCAATTTCTGACTTCCCTGGGGTTTACAGGGTATGCAATTGGTGGCCTGAGCGTAGGCGAACCGAAGGAAAAGACCTGGGAGACACTGGATTTCACGGTACCCTTTTTGCCGGAAGACAAGCCGCGCTATCTGATGGGGGTTGGCTCACCGGAGGACCTGTTCGAAGGTGTAGAACGGGGCATTGACATCTTCGATTGCGCACTGCCCACGCGCCTGGCACGCAATGGTGCTTTGTTCACTTCGCGCGGACGCATCAACCTGCGCAAAGCCGAATTCGCAGAAAAGGCACAGCCCATCGAGGAGGGCTGTGGTTGCTATACCTGTCGGCACTTCACATTGGCTTACTTGCATCACCTGTACAAGGCAGATGAGATTCTGGGATTGCGTTTGAATACAATCCACAATCTCTATTTCATGCTCGAACTAATGCGACGTATACGGCAAGCGATTCTGGAGGGCACATTTGCTGCCTTGAAGGCTAGTTTTTTGGCGCATTATGTGCCAGTGGCGGATGAGAATGGTCAGAGGAGACAAGAGCTAGCTCGCCGGCGAGGGAAGGCTGTAAACTGA
- the uppP gene encoding undecaprenyl-diphosphatase UppP — MDIFQAMVLGLVQGATEFIPVSSSAHLVLVPWLLKWSGPGLAFDTILHLGTLLAMLAVFWRDFISLAIAWWRNIVKSVFVRYSVRDEEAQHEPGILRARLTWWIILGTIPAALMGALWEEQFEALFHSPIHVSVLLLVTGLWLVLAERFGGKSYQAEDMRWWQALLVGLAQGGAIAPGISRSGATIGAGLLLGLRREAATRFSFLLATPIIFGAGMLQVKRLLESPDLQVGLLPLALGFLGAFLSGYACIRFLLDYVKKRSLLVFAVYCWLLGFSTMAIYLLR, encoded by the coding sequence GTGGACATCTTTCAAGCAATGGTCTTGGGATTGGTTCAGGGAGCCACTGAGTTTATCCCTGTCAGCAGTTCTGCTCACCTCGTCCTGGTGCCCTGGTTGCTGAAATGGTCCGGTCCCGGTTTGGCTTTTGATACTATCTTGCATTTGGGCACTTTGCTGGCCATGCTTGCCGTATTCTGGCGCGATTTTATCTCATTGGCTATTGCTTGGTGGCGCAATATCGTGAAATCAGTTTTCGTCCGTTATTCTGTGCGTGATGAGGAAGCTCAGCATGAGCCTGGCATCTTGCGGGCCAGGTTGACCTGGTGGATTATCTTGGGCACTATTCCTGCGGCGTTGATGGGTGCGCTCTGGGAAGAGCAATTCGAGGCACTTTTCCATAGCCCCATTCATGTTTCTGTGTTGCTGCTGGTGACCGGACTATGGCTGGTGTTGGCTGAGCGCTTTGGAGGTAAGAGCTATCAGGCGGAGGACATGCGCTGGTGGCAAGCGCTGTTGGTTGGCCTGGCACAAGGAGGCGCGATAGCGCCGGGTATCTCGCGCTCGGGGGCAACGATTGGGGCAGGATTGTTGCTGGGGCTGCGGCGCGAGGCAGCAACCCGTTTTTCCTTCCTGCTCGCGACACCGATTATCTTTGGTGCAGGGATGCTACAGGTAAAGCGTTTGCTTGAGTCACCAGATTTGCAGGTTGGGTTGCTTCCGCTGGCGCTAGGTTTCTTGGGAGCATTCCTGAGCGGTTATGCGTGCATTCGTTTCTTGCTGGATTACGTCAAAAAGCGAAGTCTGCTGGTCTTTGCTGTCTATTGCTGGCTACTTGGTTTCAGCACAATGGCAATCTATCTGCTCAGGTAG